A window of Deltaproteobacteria bacterium contains these coding sequences:
- a CDS encoding DUF4177 domain-containing protein: protein MNDNPYCRVRETMDVTEESLTQIINEMAAEGFDFDTMHFAMREASKRPSMAFLIFYRRAAGAPIDAAERFRRE from the coding sequence ATGAATGACAACCCTTACTGCCGCGTGCGCGAAACGATGGACGTGACCGAGGAATCGCTCACGCAGATCATCAACGAGATGGCGGCCGAGGGGTTCGATTTCGACACGATGCACTTCGCCATGCGCGAGGCATCCAAACGCCCGAGCATGGCGTTCCTGATTTTCTACCGCCGAGCGGCGGGCGCCCCGATCGACGCCGCCGAGCGGTTCCGGAGGGAATGA
- a CDS encoding acetyl-CoA carboxylase biotin carboxyl carrier protein subunit (composes the biotin carboxyl carrier protein subunit of the acetyl-CoA carboxylase complex, the enzyme that catalyzes the carboxylation of acetyl-CoA to malonyl-CoA, which in turn controls the rate of fatty acid metabolism), translated as MAEVKSEVTGSVWKIVVTEGQTVSEEDELMILESMKMEIPVEAPCDGVVKKIHVAEGRQIGTDELLVTIEEC; from the coding sequence ATGGCGGAAGTGAAGAGCGAGGTCACCGGCAGTGTGTGGAAGATCGTCGTCACCGAAGGGCAGACGGTGAGCGAGGAAGACGAGCTGATGATCCTCGAGTCGATGAAGATGGAGATCCCCGTCGAAGCACCGTGCGACGGCGTGGTGAAGAAGATCCACGTCGCCGAGGGCCGGCAGATCGGCACCGACGAGCTGCTCGTCACGATCGAGGAATGCTGA
- a CDS encoding SDR family oxidoreductase — protein sequence MTADSAFSGTVFVTGATSGFGEACARRFARAGARVVACGRRVDRLIRLQEDLGPRAYAFVLDVRDRDAVSAALADLPPDFAAIDVLVNNAGLALGISPAHEADLDDWDQMVDTNIKGLMYVTRAVLPGMVARGRGHVINIGSIAGSYPYPGGNAYGATKAFVKQFSLNLKADLLGTPVRVTDIEPGLAETEFSLVRFHGDAAMAKRVYEGTAPLTADDIAEAAWWAATQPAHVNVNRIELMPVCQAFAPLAAHREK from the coding sequence ATGACGGCGGATTCGGCGTTTTCGGGAACGGTCTTCGTCACGGGGGCGACCTCGGGATTCGGCGAGGCGTGCGCGCGGCGGTTCGCGCGGGCCGGGGCACGGGTCGTCGCCTGCGGGCGGCGCGTCGACCGCCTGATCCGTCTTCAGGAGGACCTCGGCCCGCGCGCGTACGCGTTTGTGCTCGACGTGCGCGACCGCGACGCGGTGAGCGCGGCCCTCGCGGATCTTCCGCCGGATTTCGCCGCGATCGACGTGCTCGTGAATAACGCGGGGCTCGCGCTGGGGATCTCTCCCGCGCACGAAGCCGACCTCGACGACTGGGACCAAATGGTCGACACGAACATCAAGGGCCTGATGTACGTGACGCGCGCGGTGTTGCCGGGCATGGTGGCGCGCGGGCGCGGGCATGTCATCAACATCGGCTCGATCGCCGGCTCATACCCGTATCCCGGCGGCAACGCCTACGGCGCAACCAAGGCGTTCGTGAAACAGTTTTCGCTGAACCTCAAAGCCGACCTGCTGGGCACACCGGTGCGCGTGACGGATATCGAGCCCGGGCTCGCCGAGACGGAGTTTTCGCTGGTGCGTTTCCACGGTGATGCGGCGATGGCGAAGCGCGTGTACGAGGGCACGGCGCCGCTCACGGCGGACGACATCGCCGAGGCCGCGTGGTGGGCGGCGACGCAGCCCGCGCACGTCAACGTCAACCGCATCGAGCTGATGCCCGTGTGCCAGGCCTTCGCGCCGCTCGCGGCGCACCGCGAGAAATGA
- a CDS encoding 3-keto-5-aminohexanoate cleavage protein, protein MSGVIANRAQCPAIPYTVSEYAAEARRAFDAGAAVLHIHAREDDGSPSYRPERYQEIATAIRAEVPEIILNFSTGAITITKEEKIAPVTLCKPDIAALNMGTMNYAKYSEKRREFVFEFQFINPIAEITYLLTSMLENGVQPEMECFDTGHVNTVWPLIDQGVLRPPYQFSFIMGVVGGIDTSIESLSNMARIAPPGSVWEVIGISHEQWRLIAGALSIGGNIRCGLEDHLYTEPGVMATSNGDLVGKAARMVRDVGRKVVQGAEARKVLGLTK, encoded by the coding sequence ATGAGCGGCGTGATCGCCAACCGCGCCCAGTGCCCGGCCATTCCGTACACCGTGTCCGAATACGCGGCCGAGGCCCGGCGCGCCTTTGACGCCGGCGCGGCCGTGCTGCACATCCACGCCCGCGAGGACGACGGCAGCCCGAGCTATCGCCCCGAGCGCTATCAGGAGATCGCGACCGCGATCCGCGCCGAGGTCCCCGAGATCATTCTGAACTTCTCGACCGGCGCGATCACGATCACGAAGGAAGAGAAAATCGCCCCGGTCACGCTGTGCAAGCCCGACATCGCCGCGCTCAACATGGGCACGATGAACTACGCCAAGTACAGTGAAAAACGCCGCGAATTCGTATTCGAATTCCAGTTCATCAATCCGATCGCCGAGATCACATACCTGCTCACGAGCATGCTCGAAAACGGCGTGCAGCCCGAGATGGAGTGCTTCGACACGGGGCACGTCAACACCGTGTGGCCGCTCATCGACCAGGGCGTGCTGCGTCCGCCGTATCAGTTCTCGTTCATCATGGGCGTCGTCGGCGGCATCGACACGTCGATCGAGTCGCTGTCGAACATGGCGCGCATCGCCCCGCCGGGATCGGTGTGGGAGGTCATCGGCATCAGCCACGAGCAGTGGCGGCTCATCGCTGGCGCGTTATCGATCGGCGGCAACATCCGCTGCGGGCTCGAAGACCACTTGTACACGGAGCCGGGCGTGATGGCGACGTCGAACGGCGATCTCGTCGGCAAGGCCGCGCGCATGGTGCGCGACGTGGGCCGAAAAGTCGTGCAGGGCGCCGAGGCGCGCAAGGTTCTGGGCTTGACGAAGTGA
- the rplS gene encoding 50S ribosomal protein L19 — MNVIEHFERSQPRTAHPKFGPGDTVRVHVKITEGDKTRVQVYEGVCIGIRNNGVRGSFVVRKISYGTGVERVFPFNSPAVEKVEVVREGRVRRAKLYYLRELTGKAARIREKKRY, encoded by the coding sequence ATGAACGTCATCGAGCATTTCGAGCGGTCGCAGCCCCGCACCGCGCATCCCAAATTCGGCCCGGGCGACACCGTCCGCGTTCACGTGAAGATCACCGAAGGCGACAAGACGCGCGTTCAGGTCTACGAGGGCGTGTGCATCGGCATCCGCAACAACGGCGTCCGCGGCTCCTTCGTCGTGCGCAAGATCAGTTACGGCACCGGCGTCGAGCGCGTGTTCCCCTTCAATTCTCCCGCGGTGGAAAAGGTCGAGGTCGTTCGCGAGGGCCGCGTGCGTCGCGCCAAGCTGTACTACCTGCGCGAACTCACCGGCAAGGCCGCCCGCATCCGCGAGAAGAAACGCTACTAG
- a CDS encoding response regulator, with product MHKVLIVDHHKVKRSWLAQILGEAGYETIAVEDAETGRRAVERGRPDAIVVTMTLPRVAGSEFALQIKDTPVGRRVPIILTSSLFKNMSLDRIAMKRWKVDAFLEEPFTPEQLTEALAEQIEAYSRLEAEPEESDRPAGKTRPAVNPFAASAAEDDFDPIDAALAAADLAAEEIEVFETERIERERGSLHAATPARAATPTLRTPTPVGPRRIDDLMIEPRGSLDDASVPEILAACFFAKITGLLIVSNRRVAKTVYLRDGCPISVTGEVRSETLGQLLLARGVIDESMLVRTLRAMDESGVRQGDALVAAGALTPTQLYQSLRMQAWEKMLGLFGWHSGQYLVVERPINDARITTFDMWPPLLILQGVLRHYDPADIREIFNELKDFVLRRRAAPPVDYDDLRFPAEVRALYDLVDGTRTVSEAVRESRFGPDKTFQVFYVLLILELFDKFDPAQTGDEAAPQLPETEVSFERLVEQAIAADLGPVFAGPDTAEATLDLADMLEPPPAPSFEFEPEGEISKLLSEETPFADDEELDLDILDDEDEEPAAKPAPATVGAKGDVFSLDEDEDELDIEIEERKPARPISIDELSRRTPRPGTDDAHAAADEEPLPISDALSKALDGFLDDTPSRSELSLGDETEFIRREDESGEEPIEIESAAIDEASAEAAMPEADRALLDEILRLYVSVDKATHYEILGIENNAADPQIREAYTRMVKSFHPDKLQDRFNAEVLEKANAVIKRATDAYRTVYDAKRRREYDKQLSEGTSPKKERSVAMILAAENEFSMGLAAMKQAAWDAAKRHFTKAVELFPEEAEYHACLGWSIYNFGDLGRADRIAQAKTLLEKAIALNARSDKAYFFMGMLLKDNDQFDKAAIMFAQAYRYNKNNNDAKIQLKALQALRARRPGGAMPPKSSTSTKDILSTDIKLDTVKKAILKIFW from the coding sequence TTGCATAAGGTCCTGATCGTCGATCACCACAAGGTCAAGCGATCGTGGCTGGCCCAGATTCTGGGCGAAGCGGGTTACGAAACGATCGCCGTCGAGGACGCCGAAACGGGCCGCCGGGCGGTCGAACGCGGGCGTCCCGACGCGATCGTGGTGACGATGACGCTCCCGCGCGTGGCGGGATCGGAATTCGCGCTTCAGATCAAGGACACGCCCGTCGGGCGGCGCGTTCCCATCATCTTGACCAGTTCGCTTTTCAAGAACATGAGTCTCGACCGCATCGCGATGAAGCGGTGGAAGGTCGACGCGTTTCTCGAAGAGCCGTTTACGCCGGAGCAACTCACCGAGGCCCTCGCGGAACAGATCGAGGCGTATTCGCGCCTCGAGGCGGAGCCGGAGGAATCGGATCGGCCCGCCGGGAAGACCAGGCCGGCGGTCAACCCCTTCGCGGCGTCCGCCGCCGAGGACGACTTCGACCCGATCGACGCCGCGCTCGCCGCGGCCGACCTCGCCGCCGAGGAGATCGAGGTTTTCGAGACGGAGCGCATCGAGCGCGAGCGCGGGTCGTTGCACGCCGCGACACCTGCGCGCGCCGCGACTCCCACCCTGCGGACTCCGACACCGGTCGGCCCACGCCGGATCGACGATCTGATGATCGAGCCGCGCGGCTCGCTCGACGACGCCAGCGTGCCGGAAATTCTCGCGGCGTGCTTTTTTGCCAAGATCACCGGCTTGCTAATCGTCTCCAACCGCCGCGTGGCGAAGACCGTGTACCTGCGCGACGGCTGCCCGATCTCGGTGACCGGCGAGGTACGCTCCGAGACGCTCGGACAACTCCTGCTCGCGCGCGGCGTCATCGACGAGTCCATGCTCGTGCGTACCCTGCGCGCCATGGACGAGAGCGGGGTGCGTCAGGGCGATGCGCTCGTCGCGGCGGGGGCGCTCACGCCGACGCAGCTCTATCAATCGCTGCGCATGCAGGCGTGGGAGAAGATGCTGGGCCTGTTCGGCTGGCATTCGGGCCAGTACCTCGTCGTCGAGCGTCCGATCAACGACGCCCGGATCACGACGTTCGATATGTGGCCGCCGCTGCTCATCCTTCAGGGCGTGCTTCGTCATTATGACCCCGCCGACATCCGCGAAATCTTCAACGAACTCAAGGATTTCGTGTTGCGCCGACGCGCCGCGCCGCCCGTGGATTACGATGACCTTCGTTTTCCGGCGGAGGTGCGCGCCCTGTACGATCTGGTGGACGGCACGCGCACCGTTTCCGAAGCGGTCCGCGAGAGCCGATTCGGGCCCGACAAGACCTTTCAGGTCTTCTACGTGCTGCTCATCCTCGAACTTTTCGACAAATTCGACCCCGCGCAGACGGGCGACGAGGCCGCACCGCAACTTCCCGAGACCGAGGTCAGCTTCGAACGGCTGGTCGAACAGGCGATCGCCGCGGATCTCGGACCCGTTTTCGCGGGGCCCGACACGGCCGAGGCGACGCTGGATCTGGCCGACATGCTGGAACCGCCCCCCGCGCCGAGCTTCGAGTTCGAGCCCGAGGGCGAAATCTCGAAATTGCTCTCCGAAGAAACGCCGTTCGCGGATGACGAAGAGCTCGACCTCGACATTCTGGACGACGAGGACGAGGAACCGGCAGCGAAACCCGCGCCCGCGACGGTCGGCGCGAAAGGCGACGTCTTTTCGCTCGACGAGGACGAGGACGAGCTGGACATCGAGATCGAGGAGCGCAAGCCGGCGCGCCCGATTTCGATCGACGAGTTGTCGAGGAGGACGCCGAGGCCGGGTACGGACGACGCGCACGCGGCCGCGGACGAAGAGCCGCTGCCGATCTCGGACGCGCTGTCGAAGGCGCTCGACGGATTTCTGGACGACACGCCGTCTCGGTCCGAACTGTCGCTCGGGGACGAGACCGAGTTCATTCGCCGCGAGGACGAATCCGGCGAGGAGCCGATCGAGATCGAATCGGCGGCCATTGACGAGGCGTCAGCCGAAGCCGCGATGCCGGAGGCCGACCGGGCGCTCCTCGACGAGATCCTCAGACTCTACGTGTCGGTCGACAAGGCGACGCACTACGAGATCCTGGGGATCGAAAACAACGCGGCCGACCCGCAGATCCGCGAGGCGTATACGCGGATGGTGAAGTCGTTTCATCCCGACAAGCTGCAGGACCGTTTCAACGCCGAGGTGCTCGAAAAGGCGAACGCCGTCATCAAGCGCGCGACCGACGCCTATCGCACCGTGTACGACGCGAAGCGACGACGCGAATACGACAAGCAGCTCTCCGAAGGGACGTCGCCGAAGAAGGAACGCAGCGTGGCGATGATTCTCGCCGCGGAGAACGAATTTTCGATGGGCCTCGCCGCGATGAAGCAGGCTGCCTGGGATGCGGCGAAGAGGCACTTCACGAAGGCCGTCGAGCTTTTCCCCGAAGAGGCCGAGTACCACGCGTGTCTGGGTTGGTCGATCTACAACTTCGGCGATCTGGGCCGCGCGGACCGAATTGCGCAGGCCAAAACGCTGCTTGAAAAAGCCATCGCGCTGAACGCCCGGTCGGACAAGGCATATTTTTTCATGGGCATGCTGCTCAAGGACAACGACCAGTTCGACAAGGCCGCGATCATGTTCGCGCAGGCGTATCGCTACAACAAGAACAACAACGACGCCAAGATCCAGCTCAAGGCGTTGCAGGCCCTGCGCGCGCGGCGTCCCGGCGGCGCCATGCCCCCGAAATCCTCCACGAGCACCAAGGACATCCTCTCGACCGACATCAAACTCGACACGGTCAAGAAGGCGATTCTCAAGATCTTTTGGTAG
- a CDS encoding DUF92 domain-containing protein yields MVHFQDLPGNIWIALILNTIIAAASQRGKLVDMSGVIAGWIVGVLIYVGLGHEGFIILFTFFIAGSFASKFKIATKEKMGVAQKKGGQRGAKHVFANCFVGAACATVAIVTDPGERMVWFVAFVASLATALGDTISTELGQLYGKRAYLLITLERVKPGTEGAISMEGTLLGFGASILLALVAWPLHPFDYQYGLKAVVVVSLAAMMANFIESILGGLYHQFGKESPETLMNFGNTVIGAVLAAVWFA; encoded by the coding sequence TTGGTTCACTTTCAGGACTTGCCGGGAAATATCTGGATCGCCCTGATCCTCAACACGATCATCGCGGCGGCCTCGCAACGAGGCAAACTCGTCGACATGTCGGGTGTGATCGCGGGCTGGATCGTCGGCGTGCTCATTTACGTCGGCCTCGGCCACGAAGGATTTATCATCCTCTTCACGTTCTTCATCGCCGGCTCGTTCGCCAGCAAATTCAAGATCGCGACGAAAGAGAAGATGGGCGTCGCGCAAAAAAAAGGCGGGCAGCGCGGGGCGAAGCACGTGTTCGCCAACTGCTTCGTCGGCGCGGCGTGCGCCACGGTCGCCATCGTCACCGATCCCGGCGAACGCATGGTGTGGTTCGTCGCGTTCGTCGCGTCGCTCGCCACCGCGCTCGGCGACACCATCAGCACCGAGCTCGGCCAGCTTTACGGCAAGCGCGCGTACTTGCTCATCACGCTCGAACGCGTCAAACCCGGCACCGAGGGCGCGATCAGCATGGAGGGCACGCTGCTGGGCTTCGGCGCATCGATCCTGCTCGCGCTGGTCGCGTGGCCGCTGCATCCCTTCGATTATCAATATGGGTTGAAAGCCGTGGTGGTAGTTTCGCTCGCGGCAATGATGGCGAACTTCATCGAGTCGATTCTGGGCGGGCTCTATCATCAGTTCGGCAAGGAGAGCCCCGAGACGCTCATGAATTTCGGAAATACCGTGATCGGGGCGGTGCTCGCGGCGGTCTGGTTCGCGTAG